A region from the Salvia splendens isolate huo1 chromosome 15, SspV2, whole genome shotgun sequence genome encodes:
- the LOC121766387 gene encoding leucine-rich repeat receptor-like tyrosine-protein kinase PXC3 isoform X1 translates to MPLLSFLSILLFGLLSRSQLLNAQIMSDQAALLEIGKEFGISVWNGNISDYCSWPGISCSSNNSVVERLDLSSHGLEGNLTLISDLKSLKWLDLSYNKFHGMIPPSLVNLSELEFLDLSFNAFEGSIPVEFGRLRNLKALNLSYNLISGVIPDELESLVKLQDLRLYSNKLSGSIPLWFGNLTSLRVFTAYENALSGVIPHGLGLVSELQSLNLHSNYLEGSIPESIFAMEKLETLVLTQNRLSGYIPEAIGKCRGLSNVRIGDNNLSGGIPREIGNISSLTYFEANNNNLSGVIVMEFSKCSNLTLLNLALNSFFGTIPLEFGSLSNLQELIVSGNSLFGDIPTPILRGKNLNKLDLSNNRLNGTIPTSICNASRLQFLLMSQNSIRGEIPREIGNCTKLLELQLGSNYLTGTIPPEIGHIKNLQIALNLSSNRLHGQLPEELGRLDKLVSLDVSSNQLSGSIPPALKGMMSLIEVNFSNNHFSGPIPSFQPFQKSFNSSFLGNKGLCGEPLSVSCGGLNDSARDAYHHKVSYKILLAVIGSGLAVFLSVTVIVLLFMMRERQEKAAKDAGTAEDEEASANPVILAGNVFVENMQQAIDFDAVARATMKDSNLLSTGTFSTLYRADMPSGMTLSVRKLRSMDKTVINHRSKMIREVEKLSKLCHDNLMRPIGFVLFEDVVLLLHQYCLNATLAQYLHDQTKKPDWSTRLNIAIGVAEGLAFLHHVAIIHLDISSGNVSLDSNFTPLVGEVEISKLLDPSRGTASISAVAGSFGYIPPEYAYTMQVTAPGNVYSYGVVLLEILTTQMPVDEAFGEGIDLVKWVHSAPARGETPEQILDARLSTISFGCRKEMLAALKVALLCTDSTPAKRPKMKNVVEMLQEIKQD, encoded by the exons ATGCCATTACTCAGTTTCTTGAGCATTTTGCTTTTTGGGTTGCTCTCAAGGTCTCAACTTTTGAACGCCCAGATCATGAGTGATCAAGCTGCATTATTAGAAATTGGGAAGGAATTTGGAATTTCTGTGTGGAATGGGAATATCTCTGATTATTGCTCATGGCCTGGCATTTCTTGCAGCTCCAATAATTCAGTTGTGGAAAGGCTTGATCTTTCTAGTCATGGGCTGGAAGGTAATCTCACTCTCATCTCTGACCTCAAATCACTCAAATGGCTTGATCTTTCATACAACAAGTTTCATGGCATGATTCCACCTTCTCTTGTGAACTTATCTGAGCTTGAGTTTCTTGATTTGTCATTCAATGCCTTTGAAGGATCGATTCCTGTAGAGTTTGGTAGGCTTAGGAACCTCAAGGCGTTGAACCTTTCGTATAATTTGATCAGTGGTGTGATCCCTGATGAGCTTGAGAGCCTAGTGAAGTTGCAAGATTTGAGGCTGTATTCCAATAAGTTGAGTGGCTCTATCCCTTTATGGTTTGGGAACTTGACTAGCTTGAGAGTCTTTACTGCCTATGAGAATGCACTGAGTGGTGTTATTCCTCATGGGTTAGGCCTAGTTAGTGAGCTTCAGTCGTTGAACCTGCATTCGAACTATTTGGAGGGATCGATTCCTGAGAGCATTTTTGCTATGGAGAAGCTTGAAACTCTTGTTCTGACTCAGAACAGACTGAGTGGTTATATCCCTGAGGCAATTGGGAAGTGCAGAGGCCTTTCGAATGTTCGAATTGGTGACAACAATCTGAGTGGAGGGATTCCTAGAGAGATTGGCAATATAAGCAGTCTCACTTATTTTGAGGCCAACAATAACAATCTATCTGGTGTGATTGTGATGGAGTTCTCAAAATGCTCGAATCTCACGCTGCTTAACCTCGCTTTGAATAGCTTCTTTGGGACCATACCGTTGGAGTTTGGCTCGTTGAGTAATTTGCAGGAGCTGATTGTGTCCGGGAACAGCCTGTTTGGAGATATCCCAACTCCGATTTTGAGGGGCAAGAATTTAAACAAGCTTGATTTGAGTAATAACCGGTTGAATGGCACCATTCCTACGAGTATCTGCAATGCATCAAGACTCCAGTTCTTGCTGATGAGCCAGAATTCGATAAGAGGGGAAATTCCACGAGAGATTGGAAACTGCACGAAGCTGCTGGAGTTGCAATTAGGAAGTAACTATCTAACCGGGACTATTCCCCCAGAGATAGGGCATATCAAGAACCTGCAGATTGCGTTGAACTTGAGCTCTAACCGTCTCCATGGGCAGCTTCCCGAGGAGCTAGGGAGACTGGACAAGCTGGTCTCTTTAGACGTGTCGAGCAATCAGCTCAGTGGGAGCATTCCACCTGCATTGAAAGGGATGATGAGTTTAATAGAGGTTAacttctccaacaaccatttcAGTGGGCCGATACCCTCATTCCAACCGTTTCAGAAGAGCTTCAATTCGAGCTTTCTTGGGAACAAAGGGCTCTGCGGTGAGCCTCTGAGCGTTTCTTGTGGTGGTCTCAATGACTCTGCTCGCGATGCTTACCATCACAAAGTCTCTTACAAGATTTTACTAGCTGTGATTGGCTCGGGATTGGCTGTGTTCTTGTCCGTGACGGTGATTGTGTTGCTGTTTATGATGAGGGAGAGGCAGGAGAAAGCTGCCAAAGATGCAGGGACTGCTGAAGATGAAGAAGCTAGTGCCAATCCCGTGATCTTAGCAGGAAATGTGTTTGTCGAAAACATGCAGCAGGCTATAGACTTTGATGCTGTTGCACGAGCAACCATGAAAGACTCGAATCTACTCAGCACGGGCACGTTCAGCACTCTGTACAGAGCAGACATGCCCTCCGGGATGACACTGTCGGTCAGAAAGCTGAGGTCGATGGATAAAACTGTGATCAACCACCGGAGCAAGATGATACGAGAGGTCGAGAAGCTAAGCAAGCTATGCCATGACAACTTGATGAGGCCAATAGGGTTTGTCTTGTTCGAGGATGTTGTGCTGCTGCTGCATCAGTATTGCCTCAACGCGACACTGGCTCAGTACCTCCACGACCAGACCAAGAAACCGGACTGGTCAACGAGGCTCAACATTGCCATCGGTGTGGCTGAAGGCCTGGCATTCCTCCACCATGTTGCCATCATCCACCTTGACATCTCTTCAGGCAACGTGTCTCTAGACTCGAACTTCACTCCATTGGTCGGTGAAGTAGAGATCTCGAAGCTTCTAGATCCATCTAGAGGGACAGCAAGCATCAGCGCCGTTGCTGGCTCATTCGGATACATCCCTCCCG AATATGCTTACACAATGCAAGTTACAGCACCGGGAAACGTCTACAGCTATGGAGTCGTACTTCTTGAGATCCTCACGACACAGATGCCCGTAGACGAGGCTTTTGGGGAAGGGATCGATCTGGTGAAGTGGGTGCACTCGGCTCCTGCTCGGGGCGAAACCCCAGAGCAGATTCTTGATGCAAGGCTAAGCACTATATCATTTGGTTGTAGGAAAGAGATGCTTGCAGCCTTGAAAGTAGCTCTTCTCTGCACGGATAGCACGCCGGCGAAACGGCCTAAGATGAAGAACGTTGTCGAGATGCTTCAAGAGATCAAGCAAGATTAG
- the LOC121766387 gene encoding leucine-rich repeat receptor-like tyrosine-protein kinase PXC3 isoform X2: MPLLSFLSILLFGLLSRSQLLNAQIMSDQAALLEIGKEFGISVWNGNISDYCSWPGISCSSNNSVVERLDLSSHGLEGSIPVEFGRLRNLKALNLSYNLISGVIPDELESLVKLQDLRLYSNKLSGSIPLWFGNLTSLRVFTAYENALSGVIPHGLGLVSELQSLNLHSNYLEGSIPESIFAMEKLETLVLTQNRLSGYIPEAIGKCRGLSNVRIGDNNLSGGIPREIGNISSLTYFEANNNNLSGVIVMEFSKCSNLTLLNLALNSFFGTIPLEFGSLSNLQELIVSGNSLFGDIPTPILRGKNLNKLDLSNNRLNGTIPTSICNASRLQFLLMSQNSIRGEIPREIGNCTKLLELQLGSNYLTGTIPPEIGHIKNLQIALNLSSNRLHGQLPEELGRLDKLVSLDVSSNQLSGSIPPALKGMMSLIEVNFSNNHFSGPIPSFQPFQKSFNSSFLGNKGLCGEPLSVSCGGLNDSARDAYHHKVSYKILLAVIGSGLAVFLSVTVIVLLFMMRERQEKAAKDAGTAEDEEASANPVILAGNVFVENMQQAIDFDAVARATMKDSNLLSTGTFSTLYRADMPSGMTLSVRKLRSMDKTVINHRSKMIREVEKLSKLCHDNLMRPIGFVLFEDVVLLLHQYCLNATLAQYLHDQTKKPDWSTRLNIAIGVAEGLAFLHHVAIIHLDISSGNVSLDSNFTPLVGEVEISKLLDPSRGTASISAVAGSFGYIPPEYAYTMQVTAPGNVYSYGVVLLEILTTQMPVDEAFGEGIDLVKWVHSAPARGETPEQILDARLSTISFGCRKEMLAALKVALLCTDSTPAKRPKMKNVVEMLQEIKQD; the protein is encoded by the exons ATGCCATTACTCAGTTTCTTGAGCATTTTGCTTTTTGGGTTGCTCTCAAGGTCTCAACTTTTGAACGCCCAGATCATGAGTGATCAAGCTGCATTATTAGAAATTGGGAAGGAATTTGGAATTTCTGTGTGGAATGGGAATATCTCTGATTATTGCTCATGGCCTGGCATTTCTTGCAGCTCCAATAATTCAGTTGTGGAAAGGCTTGATCTTTCTAGTCATGGGCTGGAAG GATCGATTCCTGTAGAGTTTGGTAGGCTTAGGAACCTCAAGGCGTTGAACCTTTCGTATAATTTGATCAGTGGTGTGATCCCTGATGAGCTTGAGAGCCTAGTGAAGTTGCAAGATTTGAGGCTGTATTCCAATAAGTTGAGTGGCTCTATCCCTTTATGGTTTGGGAACTTGACTAGCTTGAGAGTCTTTACTGCCTATGAGAATGCACTGAGTGGTGTTATTCCTCATGGGTTAGGCCTAGTTAGTGAGCTTCAGTCGTTGAACCTGCATTCGAACTATTTGGAGGGATCGATTCCTGAGAGCATTTTTGCTATGGAGAAGCTTGAAACTCTTGTTCTGACTCAGAACAGACTGAGTGGTTATATCCCTGAGGCAATTGGGAAGTGCAGAGGCCTTTCGAATGTTCGAATTGGTGACAACAATCTGAGTGGAGGGATTCCTAGAGAGATTGGCAATATAAGCAGTCTCACTTATTTTGAGGCCAACAATAACAATCTATCTGGTGTGATTGTGATGGAGTTCTCAAAATGCTCGAATCTCACGCTGCTTAACCTCGCTTTGAATAGCTTCTTTGGGACCATACCGTTGGAGTTTGGCTCGTTGAGTAATTTGCAGGAGCTGATTGTGTCCGGGAACAGCCTGTTTGGAGATATCCCAACTCCGATTTTGAGGGGCAAGAATTTAAACAAGCTTGATTTGAGTAATAACCGGTTGAATGGCACCATTCCTACGAGTATCTGCAATGCATCAAGACTCCAGTTCTTGCTGATGAGCCAGAATTCGATAAGAGGGGAAATTCCACGAGAGATTGGAAACTGCACGAAGCTGCTGGAGTTGCAATTAGGAAGTAACTATCTAACCGGGACTATTCCCCCAGAGATAGGGCATATCAAGAACCTGCAGATTGCGTTGAACTTGAGCTCTAACCGTCTCCATGGGCAGCTTCCCGAGGAGCTAGGGAGACTGGACAAGCTGGTCTCTTTAGACGTGTCGAGCAATCAGCTCAGTGGGAGCATTCCACCTGCATTGAAAGGGATGATGAGTTTAATAGAGGTTAacttctccaacaaccatttcAGTGGGCCGATACCCTCATTCCAACCGTTTCAGAAGAGCTTCAATTCGAGCTTTCTTGGGAACAAAGGGCTCTGCGGTGAGCCTCTGAGCGTTTCTTGTGGTGGTCTCAATGACTCTGCTCGCGATGCTTACCATCACAAAGTCTCTTACAAGATTTTACTAGCTGTGATTGGCTCGGGATTGGCTGTGTTCTTGTCCGTGACGGTGATTGTGTTGCTGTTTATGATGAGGGAGAGGCAGGAGAAAGCTGCCAAAGATGCAGGGACTGCTGAAGATGAAGAAGCTAGTGCCAATCCCGTGATCTTAGCAGGAAATGTGTTTGTCGAAAACATGCAGCAGGCTATAGACTTTGATGCTGTTGCACGAGCAACCATGAAAGACTCGAATCTACTCAGCACGGGCACGTTCAGCACTCTGTACAGAGCAGACATGCCCTCCGGGATGACACTGTCGGTCAGAAAGCTGAGGTCGATGGATAAAACTGTGATCAACCACCGGAGCAAGATGATACGAGAGGTCGAGAAGCTAAGCAAGCTATGCCATGACAACTTGATGAGGCCAATAGGGTTTGTCTTGTTCGAGGATGTTGTGCTGCTGCTGCATCAGTATTGCCTCAACGCGACACTGGCTCAGTACCTCCACGACCAGACCAAGAAACCGGACTGGTCAACGAGGCTCAACATTGCCATCGGTGTGGCTGAAGGCCTGGCATTCCTCCACCATGTTGCCATCATCCACCTTGACATCTCTTCAGGCAACGTGTCTCTAGACTCGAACTTCACTCCATTGGTCGGTGAAGTAGAGATCTCGAAGCTTCTAGATCCATCTAGAGGGACAGCAAGCATCAGCGCCGTTGCTGGCTCATTCGGATACATCCCTCCCG AATATGCTTACACAATGCAAGTTACAGCACCGGGAAACGTCTACAGCTATGGAGTCGTACTTCTTGAGATCCTCACGACACAGATGCCCGTAGACGAGGCTTTTGGGGAAGGGATCGATCTGGTGAAGTGGGTGCACTCGGCTCCTGCTCGGGGCGAAACCCCAGAGCAGATTCTTGATGCAAGGCTAAGCACTATATCATTTGGTTGTAGGAAAGAGATGCTTGCAGCCTTGAAAGTAGCTCTTCTCTGCACGGATAGCACGCCGGCGAAACGGCCTAAGATGAAGAACGTTGTCGAGATGCTTCAAGAGATCAAGCAAGATTAG